In one window of Ignatzschineria indica DNA:
- the gorA gene encoding glutathione-disulfide reductase has protein sequence MTKRYDAIVIGGGSGGLSYAERAASYGVKCLLIEKDKLGGTCVNVGCVPKKVMWNAANIAHMFDDAKGYGFTFGEPQFSWSHLKEKRDQYIKNIVTWYNNSYMPDAGVDVIHGAAKFVDNKTVEVNGEHFTADKIVISTGGYPLVPETEGAEYGITSDQFFDLEEAPKRVVVVGAGYIAVELAQLLSALGSKVDLLCRGEMVLRHFDSYVTEHLKEVLEGDENLTLHTHSNVQRVEKRADGSLVVVTEKESIETDLLVWAIGRGYNTHNIGLENTDLKVNADGTISVNKYQESEVPGIYVLGDIIGGKFQLTPVAIAAGRRLADRLHNGMEGRHLEYKDIPSIVFSHPPIGTTGLTEKEAAAEYGEDAVKCYTASFTSMYSNFSTKPVKTAMKMVTVGEDEKIVGIHLIGPTVDEMLQGFAVAVKMGAHKRDFDDTVALHPTAAEELVTMR, from the coding sequence ATGACTAAAAGATATGATGCAATTGTAATTGGTGGTGGCTCCGGTGGACTCTCCTATGCAGAAAGAGCCGCAAGTTACGGAGTTAAATGTCTCTTAATTGAAAAAGATAAATTAGGTGGAACTTGTGTGAATGTAGGATGTGTTCCTAAAAAAGTGATGTGGAATGCAGCGAATATTGCACATATGTTTGATGATGCTAAAGGTTATGGTTTTACATTTGGTGAGCCACAGTTTTCTTGGAGCCATCTAAAAGAGAAGCGTGATCAATATATTAAGAATATTGTAACTTGGTATAACAACAGTTATATGCCAGATGCTGGTGTTGATGTTATTCATGGCGCGGCTAAATTTGTTGATAACAAGACAGTCGAAGTGAATGGTGAACATTTTACGGCAGATAAAATTGTAATCTCAACAGGTGGTTATCCATTAGTACCTGAAACAGAAGGGGCAGAGTATGGGATTACTTCAGATCAGTTCTTTGATCTTGAAGAGGCACCTAAGCGTGTTGTTGTTGTAGGTGCCGGCTATATTGCGGTGGAATTAGCGCAGCTTCTTTCTGCGTTAGGTAGTAAGGTGGATCTCCTCTGTCGTGGTGAGATGGTTTTACGCCATTTTGATAGCTATGTTACAGAGCATCTTAAAGAGGTTTTAGAGGGTGATGAGAATTTAACGCTCCATACACACTCCAATGTACAACGTGTTGAAAAGAGAGCAGATGGATCTTTAGTGGTTGTTACAGAGAAGGAATCGATCGAGACAGATCTTCTTGTTTGGGCAATTGGTCGTGGTTACAACACTCATAATATTGGGCTTGAAAATACAGATCTTAAGGTTAATGCAGATGGCACGATCAGTGTTAATAAGTATCAAGAGAGTGAAGTGCCGGGGATCTATGTGTTAGGGGATATTATTGGTGGGAAGTTCCAATTAACCCCGGTTGCGATTGCCGCAGGACGTCGTCTTGCTGATAGGTTGCATAATGGGATGGAAGGCCGCCATCTTGAGTATAAAGATATTCCGAGTATCGTCTTCTCCCACCCACCAATCGGTACAACGGGTTTAACAGAGAAAGAGGCCGCAGCTGAGTATGGTGAAGATGCTGTAAAATGTTATACCGCCTCTTTTACCTCTATGTACTCCAACTTTAGTACAAAACCTGTGAAGACTGCGATGAAGATGGTCACTGTTGGAGAGGATGAGAAGATCGTAGGAATTCACCTCATCGGGCCAACTGTCGATGAGATGTTGCAAGGCTTCGCTGTTGCAGTGAAGATGGGTGCGCATAAGCGAGATTTCGATGATACCGTTGCACTTCATCCAACAGCTGCCGAAGAATTGGTGACGATGCGTTAA
- a CDS encoding BON domain-containing protein: protein MLRRFLLLSSFVMLLSACVPAFIVGGVGATAAGVNDRRTAGQIVEDNAITVKVQNMISQLPERGLAHISILSYNGTVLILGEVPNHQLGLEVEEAVRKTEHVKSVHNELIVAPEASLASIAADSMLTAKVKTALATDIKLKGFNAGNVKVMTSRRKVYLMGIVNEAEAREAIEITRHVAGVEEVVPFFDIVNRQFHNIN, encoded by the coding sequence ATGTTAAGACGATTCCTATTATTGAGTAGTTTTGTAATGTTGCTTTCAGCATGTGTTCCGGCATTTATCGTCGGCGGTGTGGGCGCGACAGCTGCAGGTGTTAATGATCGCCGAACCGCAGGGCAGATCGTAGAAGATAATGCGATCACAGTGAAGGTGCAAAATATGATCAGTCAACTTCCTGAACGAGGTCTTGCGCATATTAGTATCCTCAGTTATAACGGCACTGTCCTTATTTTAGGAGAGGTCCCTAACCATCAATTAGGTTTAGAGGTGGAAGAAGCGGTACGTAAAACTGAACATGTTAAGAGCGTTCATAATGAGTTGATTGTGGCGCCGGAAGCATCTCTTGCAAGTATTGCAGCAGACTCTATGTTGACTGCTAAAGTGAAGACTGCACTGGCAACAGATATTAAGCTGAAAGGCTTTAATGCCGGAAATGTGAAGGTGATGACCTCAAGACGAAAGGTCTATCTAATGGGGATTGTGAATGAGGCAGAAGCACGTGAAGCGATCGAGATTACTCGTCATGTTGCCGGCGTTGAAGAGGTTGTTCCTTTCTTCGATATCGTGAATCGACAGTTCCACAATATCAATTAA
- a CDS encoding D-sedoheptulose-7-phosphate isomerase → MRAIREIKESIQVKELALETMPEMIESTGELMLDALKAGKKVLICGNGGSAADAQHFAAELINRFEIERAPLPAIALTTDSSNLTSIANDYSYDEVFAKQVMALGQAGDILIAISTSGNSKSINRAVEEALKKGMIVLGLTGEKGGEMAMIESPNLHLVKAPSPRTARVQEVHILVIHIWCGMIDAAYR, encoded by the coding sequence ATGAGAGCAATTAGAGAGATTAAAGAGAGTATTCAGGTCAAAGAGTTAGCGTTAGAGACAATGCCGGAGATGATCGAATCGACGGGTGAATTGATGCTTGATGCGCTCAAAGCCGGTAAAAAGGTTCTAATTTGTGGTAATGGTGGCTCAGCAGCCGATGCACAACACTTTGCGGCAGAGTTAATTAATCGCTTTGAAATTGAGCGTGCTCCTTTGCCGGCAATTGCATTAACTACCGATAGTTCAAATTTAACCTCCATTGCCAATGACTATAGTTATGATGAGGTCTTTGCTAAGCAGGTGATGGCGCTCGGACAGGCTGGCGATATTTTGATTGCGATTAGCACGAGTGGTAATTCAAAGAGTATTAATCGTGCCGTAGAGGAAGCACTTAAGAAAGGGATGATTGTATTGGGATTGACAGGGGAGAAAGGGGGAGAGATGGCAATGATAGAGAGCCCCAATCTTCATCTTGTTAAAGCACCGAGCCCAAGAACTGCACGAGTACAAGAGGTTCATATCCTTGTAATTCATATCTGGTGTGGAATGATCGATGCCGCTTATCGCTAA
- the rpoH gene encoding RNA polymerase sigma factor RpoH, which produces MPSDDKQLVLRANTFPSVADGLDAYISAIGDIPTLTAEEEQALAYRLIEHGDLNAAQTLVLSHLKFVVHIAKNYTGYGLPLVDLIQEGNVGLMKAVKRFDPSYNVRLISFAVYWIKSEIHEFVIRNWRIVKVATTKAQRKLFFNLRSSKESLEWLTDDEAADIAKELNVSKAEVKRMEMRLFSNDLAFDLPVGSSVDDGDFSPSDWLSSNALDPSQAVEKEDYQTHNNEKLNNAIESLDPRSKDIILQRWMRDEDEERPTLTELADKYSVSAERIRQIENQAMSKIKDLLTV; this is translated from the coding sequence ATGCCAAGTGATGATAAACAGTTAGTACTTCGTGCTAATACTTTTCCGTCTGTCGCCGATGGGCTCGATGCCTATATCAGTGCGATTGGCGACATCCCCACTTTAACTGCCGAGGAGGAGCAAGCGCTTGCTTATCGATTAATAGAACATGGTGATCTTAATGCGGCACAGACACTTGTTCTATCCCATCTAAAATTTGTGGTTCATATTGCGAAAAATTATACCGGCTATGGCCTTCCTTTGGTGGATCTGATCCAAGAGGGAAATGTGGGATTGATGAAAGCGGTTAAACGGTTTGATCCTTCCTACAATGTGCGTCTTATCTCTTTTGCCGTCTACTGGATTAAATCTGAGATTCATGAGTTTGTTATTCGTAATTGGCGAATTGTGAAAGTTGCAACAACAAAGGCGCAGCGAAAACTCTTCTTTAATCTCCGCTCTTCAAAAGAGTCTCTTGAATGGCTAACAGATGATGAGGCCGCTGATATCGCTAAAGAACTCAATGTTAGTAAGGCTGAAGTTAAACGGATGGAGATGCGACTCTTCTCGAATGATTTAGCATTTGATCTTCCGGTAGGAAGTAGTGTTGATGATGGTGATTTTAGTCCCTCAGATTGGCTCTCTTCAAATGCATTAGATCCTTCACAGGCTGTTGAGAAAGAGGATTATCAGACGCACAATAATGAGAAGCTCAATAATGCGATTGAATCTCTCGATCCGCGTAGTAAAGATATTATTCTTCAACGCTGGATGAGAGATGAGGATGAGGAGCGACCTACTTTAACTGAGCTTGCTGATAAATATTCAGTATCAGCAGAGCGTATTAGACAGATTGAGAATCAGGCGATGAGTAAAATCAAAGACCTGTTGACGGTATGA
- a CDS encoding NADP-dependent malic enzyme has protein sequence MDSPNNKTEDLRIEALRYHAQPRPGKISVEATKPLVNSKDLSLAYSPGVAYACEEIQKDPLTALDYTSKGNLVAVISNGTAVLGLGNIGPLAGKPVMEGKGVLFKKFSDIDVFDIEVDELDPDKFIDIVASLEPTFGGVNLEDIKAPECFYIEQELKKRMNIPVFHDDQHGTAIITAAGVLNALKLADKKIEEIKLVCSGAGAAAISCLNLLMQFGLKKENITVADRDGVVNQHRSPESLDEYKSFFMQQTDKMTLGEVIEGADVFLGLSAPGVLKAEMVEKMAPNPLIFALANPEPEIRPEIAHAVREDAIIATGRSDYPNQVNNVLCFPYLFRGALDCGATEINEAMKMACVKAIADLTHQEPTDEVLHAYPGESLRFSRNYIIPKPFDPRLIVELPIAVAKAAMESGVALRPIVDFEEYRHRLSQHFNKTNMAMRPIFNQAKENARTIAYCEGEDERVLRAVYLVKQDRLANPILIGQPKVIQQRIEELGINLPTKVLMPEDSISKDIGSDYVQIIDYRNPPLLDRCSEQYYSLMKRKGITPELARQRMQTRGNLLSSMLLELGEIDGQISGVLGQYHRHVHHIVDAIGLREGTSQPAAISLILSPKGPLFFCDTHVNEDPTAQELADITKMAASVVERFGIVPKVALLSHSNFGSRESKFSRKMQETLHLLKESAPELEVEGEMQPDLAIWERYRNAYFPNSELQGQANLFIFANIDSANITYNFVRTITDSIVVGPILTGISKPAHVVTNIATARRIVNVTAMCATDPLN, from the coding sequence ATGGATTCTCCAAATAATAAAACTGAAGATCTTCGAATTGAAGCGCTTCGCTATCATGCCCAGCCTAGACCTGGAAAAATTTCAGTTGAAGCAACCAAACCGCTTGTCAACTCAAAGGATCTCTCTCTTGCTTACTCCCCTGGCGTTGCCTACGCTTGTGAAGAGATTCAAAAAGATCCGCTCACCGCTCTCGATTACACCTCTAAAGGTAATCTTGTTGCCGTTATTAGTAATGGAACTGCGGTATTAGGACTTGGAAATATTGGCCCATTGGCAGGAAAACCTGTCATGGAAGGAAAAGGGGTTCTCTTTAAAAAATTCTCCGATATCGATGTCTTCGATATTGAAGTCGATGAGTTAGATCCCGATAAATTTATCGATATTGTTGCGAGCCTTGAACCCACCTTTGGTGGCGTTAACTTAGAAGATATTAAAGCGCCTGAATGCTTCTATATTGAACAAGAGCTCAAAAAACGGATGAATATTCCGGTCTTCCATGATGATCAGCATGGAACGGCGATCATCACTGCTGCAGGCGTATTAAATGCGCTTAAACTTGCCGATAAAAAGATTGAAGAGATCAAACTTGTCTGTAGTGGTGCGGGCGCTGCGGCCATCTCTTGCTTAAATCTTTTAATGCAATTTGGTTTAAAGAAAGAGAATATCACCGTTGCTGACCGTGATGGCGTTGTTAATCAACATCGTTCTCCTGAATCGCTCGATGAATATAAATCCTTCTTTATGCAGCAAACCGATAAGATGACTTTAGGTGAAGTCATTGAAGGGGCGGATGTCTTTTTAGGTCTCTCTGCTCCCGGCGTTCTTAAGGCTGAGATGGTTGAGAAGATGGCACCTAATCCGCTCATCTTTGCTCTTGCAAACCCCGAACCAGAAATTCGCCCAGAGATTGCTCACGCTGTCAGGGAAGATGCAATCATTGCCACAGGTCGCTCCGATTATCCTAACCAGGTTAATAATGTTCTCTGCTTCCCTTACCTCTTCCGCGGTGCTCTCGACTGTGGGGCTACAGAGATTAATGAAGCGATGAAGATGGCTTGTGTCAAAGCAATCGCAGATCTAACTCACCAAGAACCAACAGATGAGGTTCTTCACGCTTATCCCGGCGAAAGTCTTCGCTTCTCTCGCAACTACATTATTCCAAAACCGTTCGACCCTCGCCTTATTGTAGAACTCCCTATTGCGGTTGCAAAAGCGGCAATGGAATCAGGCGTTGCCCTTCGCCCAATTGTGGATTTTGAAGAGTATCGACATCGTTTAAGTCAACATTTTAATAAGACCAATATGGCGATGCGCCCCATCTTCAATCAAGCTAAAGAGAATGCACGCACGATCGCTTACTGTGAAGGGGAAGATGAACGAGTTCTCCGTGCCGTTTACCTGGTAAAACAAGATCGCTTAGCGAACCCTATCCTCATTGGGCAACCTAAAGTGATTCAACAGCGTATTGAAGAACTAGGAATTAATCTTCCAACAAAAGTCTTAATGCCAGAAGATAGTATCAGTAAAGATATTGGTAGTGACTATGTTCAAATTATCGATTATCGCAACCCTCCCCTTCTTGATCGCTGTTCAGAACAATATTACAGCCTAATGAAGCGTAAAGGCATTACGCCGGAGTTGGCTCGTCAACGTATGCAGACAAGAGGTAACTTACTCTCCTCTATGCTCCTTGAGCTTGGAGAGATCGATGGTCAAATCAGTGGTGTTTTAGGTCAATACCATCGCCATGTTCATCATATTGTGGATGCCATCGGCCTTCGAGAAGGGACATCTCAACCAGCGGCGATTAGCTTGATCCTGTCACCGAAAGGGCCGCTCTTCTTCTGTGATACTCATGTCAATGAAGATCCTACCGCTCAAGAGCTTGCTGATATCACAAAGATGGCCGCATCTGTAGTAGAACGTTTTGGTATTGTGCCTAAAGTGGCGCTACTCTCTCACTCAAATTTCGGTTCAAGAGAGTCGAAATTCTCACGAAAAATGCAAGAAACATTGCATCTTTTAAAAGAGAGCGCCCCTGAACTGGAGGTGGAAGGAGAGATGCAACCCGATCTTGCGATTTGGGAGCGTTATCGTAATGCATATTTCCCGAACTCAGAACTACAAGGTCAGGCAAATCTCTTCATCTTTGCCAATATTGATTCTGCCAATATTACCTATAACTTTGTTCGGACAATTACCGATAGTATTGTTGTAGGTCCGATTTTGACAGGAATCTCAAAACCTGCACACGTTGTGACCAATATCGCAACCGCTCGTCGCATCGTCAATGTAACCGCGATGTGTGCAACTGACCCGCTCAATTAA
- a CDS encoding peptidoglycan DD-metalloendopeptidase family protein, with the protein MRLKRVTFILSALLIIQACSSSGSYTVRPGDSLSQIARAHNMSLQQLQKLNNISNPNLIHTGQVLRVSGKAGSAVREKGGSSAPQAITRRDNTVIVPKAPAAPKDKVSTGISGWQRPTDGPITKSYNPNLPGQKGIQIAGTLNQPVRAAHNGEVVFAGTGNSGYGQLIIIKHNADTYSAYGYLASVNVKEGMKVKKGQQIASMGNSFDGRTVLYFEIRTKGQTVNPSNYI; encoded by the coding sequence ATGCGCTTAAAACGAGTAACATTTATCTTATCAGCACTCCTTATTATCCAAGCTTGTAGCTCCTCGGGTAGTTATACTGTGCGTCCCGGCGATTCTCTTAGTCAAATTGCGCGGGCACATAATATGTCACTTCAGCAGTTGCAGAAATTGAATAATATCTCTAACCCCAACCTGATTCATACAGGGCAAGTCTTACGTGTTAGTGGTAAAGCCGGCTCAGCAGTGCGAGAAAAAGGTGGTAGTAGCGCGCCACAAGCCATTACGCGCCGTGATAATACCGTTATTGTCCCGAAAGCCCCGGCGGCCCCAAAAGACAAAGTCTCAACCGGTATCAGTGGTTGGCAAAGACCGACTGATGGCCCCATTACGAAGAGCTATAACCCCAATCTTCCTGGTCAAAAAGGGATTCAGATTGCCGGCACACTCAACCAACCTGTTCGTGCAGCACATAATGGCGAGGTGGTATTTGCCGGAACAGGAAACTCAGGTTATGGACAGCTGATTATTATTAAGCATAATGCAGATACCTACTCTGCTTATGGATATCTTGCCTCTGTCAATGTTAAAGAGGGAATGAAGGTGAAAAAAGGGCAACAGATTGCTTCGATGGGTAATAGTTTTGATGGTCGAACCGTTCTCTACTTTGAGATTCGAACCAAAGGACAGACAGTTAATCCTAGTAACTATATTTAA
- the cadB gene encoding cadaverine/lysine antiporter, with translation MDNAKKIGLIACIGIVAGNMMGSGIALLPANLASIGSIAITGWIVALIGALSLAYVFAKLATKDPEEGGPIAYANEVSSALGFQTGALYYHANWIGNLAITTTAVSYLSVFYPILNEAIPAGILSLALIWIFTFINLLGGQWIGRLTTFGLVLILIPVIGTAIFGWLWFDKETYIHNWNVSHDTDYQAVVSSTLLCLWAFVGIESASVNSALVKNPKKTIPLATMIGAFLAGIVYILATQVISGMYPAAEMAASGAPFSKTASTMLGEWASPVVSIFTVIACLTSLGSWMMLVGQAGARAAHDGNFPKAYGEMDKNGIPRKGLILAAIQMSILLTLVTLANAESGRASTIFKDLINIAVLLTMLPYFYSCLNLIRVEGMSAKRLLSLTAAIFGSIFCFIALLGSTPMQLSGTFIVSLIILMFYAKKLGHQREVVNDN, from the coding sequence ATGGATAATGCAAAAAAGATTGGTTTAATAGCCTGTATCGGTATTGTTGCAGGAAATATGATGGGAAGTGGTATTGCGCTATTGCCGGCAAACTTAGCGAGTATTGGCTCTATTGCGATTACCGGTTGGATTGTCGCTTTGATTGGCGCACTCTCATTAGCGTATGTCTTTGCGAAGTTAGCAACGAAAGATCCTGAAGAGGGAGGTCCTATTGCCTATGCTAATGAGGTGAGTTCGGCTTTAGGATTTCAGACAGGGGCACTCTATTATCATGCCAACTGGATTGGGAATCTTGCCATTACAACAACAGCGGTCTCCTATCTCTCTGTATTTTACCCTATCCTCAATGAGGCGATTCCGGCAGGAATTCTCTCTCTTGCACTGATTTGGATCTTCACATTTATCAATCTGTTAGGGGGGCAGTGGATTGGTCGTTTAACCACTTTTGGTTTAGTTCTGATTCTTATTCCTGTTATTGGAACGGCAATATTTGGATGGCTCTGGTTTGATAAAGAGACCTATATTCACAACTGGAATGTCTCTCATGATACCGACTATCAGGCCGTTGTAAGTAGTACATTGCTCTGCTTATGGGCTTTTGTAGGAATCGAATCTGCCTCCGTTAACTCAGCACTTGTTAAAAATCCTAAAAAGACAATTCCTTTAGCAACGATGATTGGCGCTTTTTTAGCGGGTATCGTCTATATCTTGGCAACTCAGGTTATCTCTGGTATGTATCCGGCGGCAGAAATGGCGGCATCGGGGGCACCTTTCTCAAAGACAGCATCAACCATGTTAGGTGAATGGGCAAGTCCTGTAGTCTCGATCTTTACGGTAATTGCTTGTTTAACATCATTAGGTTCTTGGATGATGTTGGTAGGGCAAGCGGGGGCTAGGGCAGCGCATGATGGGAACTTCCCTAAAGCTTATGGGGAGATGGATAAAAATGGTATTCCCCGTAAAGGATTGATCTTAGCGGCAATTCAGATGTCTATCTTATTAACTTTGGTGACATTGGCGAATGCAGAATCAGGCCGTGCTTCTACCATCTTTAAAGATCTTATCAATATCGCTGTTCTCTTAACGATGTTGCCCTATTTCTACTCCTGTTTAAATCTTATTCGAGTGGAAGGGATGAGTGCGAAGCGTCTCTTGAGTTTAACAGCTGCTATTTTTGGGAGTATCTTCTGTTTCATTGCGCTCTTAGGGTCAACGCCGATGCAACTCTCCGGCACCTTTATTGTGAGTTTAATTATCTTAATGTTCTATGCAAAGAAGTTAGGGCATCAGCGAGAAGTTGTTAATGACAATTAA
- the pcnB gene encoding polynucleotide adenylyltransferase PcnB, translating into MSPHIYHTKDHPIRNRQISKNSLQVINRLNSAGFNAYLVGGGVRDLLLGLSPKDFDIVTDAHPSEIRRVFRNSRIIGRRFRLVHVVFGREIIEVATFRSNEANDQSKHYQTNQEGFVTRDNIYGTIDEDALRRDFTINALYYDVRNQTIIDYCNGYQDLKSRRLSLIGDPTERFLEDPVRILRAIRFEAKLGLTIDPELLPFIAEHRHLLATVSPARMYDEVLKLFLTGHGEHSYHSMIAHELFEILFPLTYNALEREGFPDQHLLLRSLQNSDERAAAGLTSSPYFVYASLLWAPFVAIYEKEIVKGKRNSDASSSAIDEVFKVQHQITVIPRYVREFIEELWIFQFRLQAKVIRQPKRLMEHPRFKAAYDFLLLRADAQESDEVIEKAQYWEAQFKDYEQTLLAKEREAAREERREGKRAVAAEIKTHQQNDDASTEPKKRRRRPRRRNRSKESPAKS; encoded by the coding sequence CCATACGAAAGATCATCCTATTAGAAATCGGCAGATCTCTAAAAATTCTTTACAGGTGATCAATCGGCTCAATAGCGCTGGCTTCAACGCTTATCTTGTTGGTGGTGGTGTGCGTGATCTTCTCTTGGGTCTATCCCCTAAAGATTTTGATATTGTGACAGATGCACATCCTAGTGAGATTCGTCGAGTATTTCGCAATAGTCGTATTATTGGACGTCGTTTTCGTCTGGTGCATGTTGTTTTTGGTCGAGAGATCATTGAAGTAGCCACTTTTCGCTCTAATGAAGCGAATGATCAATCGAAACATTATCAGACAAATCAGGAAGGGTTTGTAACACGAGATAATATCTACGGCACGATTGATGAAGATGCGCTTCGGCGAGACTTCACCATCAATGCGCTCTATTATGATGTTCGTAATCAGACCATTATCGATTATTGTAATGGATATCAAGATCTAAAGAGTAGGCGTTTATCATTGATCGGTGATCCGACAGAGCGATTCTTAGAGGATCCCGTCCGTATTTTGCGTGCGATTCGTTTTGAGGCAAAATTGGGATTAACGATCGATCCGGAACTGCTCCCCTTTATTGCAGAGCATCGTCATCTTCTTGCAACCGTTTCGCCAGCGAGAATGTATGATGAGGTTTTAAAGCTCTTTTTAACAGGACATGGTGAGCATTCTTACCATAGTATGATTGCGCATGAGCTCTTCGAGATCCTCTTTCCATTAACCTATAATGCGTTAGAGCGAGAAGGGTTTCCGGATCAGCATCTCCTCTTAAGATCACTGCAAAATTCAGATGAGCGTGCAGCTGCGGGATTAACGAGTTCCCCCTACTTTGTCTATGCCTCTCTGTTGTGGGCACCTTTTGTTGCAATTTATGAAAAAGAGATCGTAAAAGGCAAACGAAATAGTGATGCCTCTTCTAGCGCTATTGATGAAGTCTTTAAAGTACAGCATCAAATTACGGTTATTCCCCGTTATGTTCGGGAGTTTATTGAAGAGTTGTGGATCTTTCAGTTCCGATTGCAAGCGAAAGTGATTCGTCAACCGAAACGTTTGATGGAGCATCCTCGTTTTAAAGCCGCGTATGATTTCTTACTTTTGCGTGCAGATGCACAAGAGAGCGATGAAGTGATTGAAAAGGCTCAATATTGGGAGGCACAGTTTAAGGATTACGAACAGACACTTCTTGCAAAAGAGCGGGAAGCGGCAAGAGAAGAGCGTCGAGAAGGTAAGCGTGCTGTAGCGGCTGAGATCAAAACTCATCAGCAAAATGATGATGCTTCGACTGAGCCTAAAAAGCGTCGGCGCCGCCCCCGAAGACGGAATCGTAGTAAGGAATCGCCGGCAAAATCGTAA